The DNA segment CCACCAGAACTGAGAAAGTAGAGAGTGAATTTCCGAAATTAAACCATCAGGCAACTTGAAGCAAGACAATGTATAAATAGGAATAGCTTCTCCCACTGCCTTAAGCAATATGTGTCTACCACCTGACGAAAGAAGATTGCGCTTCAACCCTTGGATTCTTTTCCGAACCTTTTCTTTGATCATACTAAAAGAAGCCTTTTTCGATTTAGAGACTGTAGAAGGCAAACCAAGGTATTTATCCTGAGCGATTAATATTCATAGAGTTAGCCAGTAGTGTACGAGTAGTGGATGGAGTGTTGTGGCTAAAGAATATAGCAGATTTATTAAGATTTACCCTCTGGCCACTGATGCTTTCATAAGAATTCAATAAATGCAGGATATTTGAACATGCTTCAGGACTAGCCTTACAGAATAAAATGGAATCATCAGCAAACAGGAGGTGGTTGACCTTGGGACATCGCCTATGTATCTGAAGACCCTGAATTAGTCTATTTTGTTCTGCCTTGTGTAGCAAGAAGGAGAGACCTTCtgcacaaaaaagaaaaagatagggGGATAGAGGATCTCCTTGTCGAATACCTCTATTTGGTTTGAAGAAACCATAAGGTTGTCCTTCCACAATAACAGAATAAGAAACAGTTGTCACTAATTCTCGAATCCACATGATCCATCGAGAGTCAAAACCAAACTTCTCCAGTATAAACCAAAGAAAGTGCCATTCCACCCTATCATATGCCTTACTCATATCTAATTTTAGCGCCATTTCATTTTTGAGACccctttttttgttcttcaagtAATGCATACACTCGTGAGCAATTAGGATATTATCAAAGATTAATCTGCCCTTAATAAAAGTACTCTACGTAGGGCTAATTAGTCTATTTATCATACCCTGAAGTCTATGTACAAATACTTTAGAGATAATATTGTAAAAGACTGAAGATAGGCTTATTGGTCTTACCTAAGTCATATCTTTAGCATCAGAAATCTTGGGAATAAGACAGATCTGAGTGTGGTTAAAACCCTTCAAGATTCTGCCCCCAGAAAAGAAGCTCTTAACTGCTCGAAACACATCACCACTAAGTATGTTTCAGAagctttgaaaaaattttgctgTCATACCATCATCTCCTGGAGCACTTTGAGGATGAATGCTAAATGTTGCGCGTTTCACTTTCTCCATAGTCACTGGTCTTTGAAGCCTACGTTTCATTTGAGCTGTAACCTTAGGTTCAAAATCAGTAAACAGAGGTTCAGGGTTCTCATGACAAGTGGAGGAAAAGATGTCCTTGAAATAAGATTCAGCCACAGAAGCAATACCAGCATTTGAAGTAGCCACTTCACCATCATTGCCAGTTAGTTGCCAAATTCTATTCCTTCGGGTTCaatttctaaatttctaatggaagaaAGCTGTATTCTGATCACCAGATTTGAGCCATTTGACTCTAAACTTATCTTTCCAATAAGATTCCTCATTTTGCAATGCTTTTTCAAGTTTGTCCTCTATTTCTGAAATGATGTCGCCTCCATGAATTCCTGCTAAACGAAGTTCCTCTAATTTCGACTGTAGTAAATCAATCTCCACCTTCGAATTAGATCTGTGTTCTTGCTGCCATTTGACAATCTTATGCCGACAACGCTTTATTTTTTTAGCTAGGATATACATGGCTGAACCATCAACCTGTTCATGCCAAACCTCTCTAATAATCTGGCGTATTTCATCATTGGAATACCATCTTTCTTGGAATTTGAATCGGTGTTTAGATCTCTCAGTTCTCGGATTAGAGTCTAGGAGAAGAGGGGCATGATCCGAGCCTGATTCTAACAGTCTAAGAACCGTTGCATTGGGATAGAGTTGCTGCCAATCAACTCCTACCAGGAATCGGTCCAGTCTTTCCTGTATCAACTCATCACCCCTCCGTCTATTTGACCAAGTGAATGGTCTTCCGACCATACCAATATCAATCAGGAAATTATCATCAATAAAACTATTAAAGGTTtcaatagaagaaggagatttAGCACCCCCACCTTCTTTCTCCAATTGATTAGAAATGGC comes from the Arachis duranensis cultivar V14167 chromosome 7, aradu.V14167.gnm2.J7QH, whole genome shotgun sequence genome and includes:
- the LOC127740503 gene encoding uncharacterized protein LOC127740503, whose product is MAWRDGCTVQILQHGRFFIAASVLTAGSNDPYGVLGVYLSSNDQHRMAQFTELTSVTQQFDGKVVLMGDFNAISNQLEKEGGGAKSPSSIETFNSFIDDNFLIDIGMVGRPFTWSNRRRGDELIQERLDRFLVGVDWQQLYPNATVLRLLESGSDHAPLLLDSNPRTERSKHRFKFQERWYSNDEIRQIIREVWHEQVDGSAMYILAKKIKRCRHKIVKWQQEHRSNSKVEIDLLQSKLEELRLAGIHGGDIISEIEDKLEKALQNEESYWKDKFRVKWLKSVATSNAGIASVAESYFKDIFSSTCHENPEPLFTDFEPKVTAQMKRRLQRPVTMEKVKRATFSIHPQSAPGDDEGLSFLLHKAEQNRLIQGLQIHRRCPKVNHLLFADDSILFCKASPEACSNILHLLNSYESISGQRDKYLGLPSTVSKSKKASFSMIKEKVRKRIQGLKRNLLSSGGRHILLKAVGEAIPIYTLSCFKLPDGLISEIHSLLSQFWWGQKGSERRMAWISWDTMTRPRKEGGLGFKDLRIQNLALLEIGVLPSWGWRSILEGRKIVQKGLNWAVGTSEDIRTFEDSWLPPPYPLMISDMPNRQAISELFPRVKDLITEDRNWNQNLIQELFSQDVANMILPVKIQQSRDKLQ